Part of the Rhodospirillaceae bacterium genome, ACATTATCGGGATACCTATGGCGTGGATGAAATTCATTTTTGGGACGATAATTTCTTTATAAATAAGAAGCGGGTGAAGAAGCTGTTAAAGGCTTTGGTCGAAAATTTTCCAGACATGAGCTTTCAAGTGCCCAGTGGATCAGAAGTCAATGCGATTGATGACGAAGTAATAGAACTCTTATCGCAGGCTGGATTTACAAAGTTATTTATGGCGATAGAAAGCCTAAACCCCGATATTCAGGAAGACGTCATCGACAAGCACGTCGACCTAGCTAGAGTTCCGGATATCGTCGAGAAACTTCGCGTAAAGGGGATCATCTCGGAAGGGTCATTTATGGTTGGATTCCCTGGCGAATCTAAAGCGCAGATTGACCATACGTTCGATACGGCCTCAAAATTGGGTTTAGACAGAATTTCAGTCAGCATCGTTAATCCACTTCCAGGGACGCCATTATACGACGAATGCATTGAAAAAGACCTTGTGTATGATGACTTCGACCCGCAGAACGTCCGCTGGTCGACCGAGAACATTAAAATGGAAGAAGTCGATCGCGGGTATATTTCGAAACGCCGCCGAGAGGTTTGGGAATCGTATATGAAAGATAAGATTGATATTACTAAATACGAAACCCAGAATATCGTTACAGATTATGATCGGGACGAATAGCCGACATTTTTGCGCTCTGTAAGCTCACCTCGTGAGTATTCGAACTTCAATTTAACCGTCAACCTGAACACCTTTATCATGAGGGAAATTTTGGTTTTCCCCACCACCTTTGTGGTGGTGGTCATGCCAAAGAAAATGCCATGACATCTTTACCTTCAATTCGTGACAAAGACCTAAAACTGCGTTTTTTACGCATGATGCTACGGATTCGCCGGTCTCAGGAAATCCTCATGGAGGAATACCATCCGGCTGATGAAATGCGTTGCCCCATGCATTTCTGTATTGGCCAAGAAGCAACGCCGACAGCCCTGTCAGAAGTTCTAAAGCCGTCAGATTTCCTTTACTCACATCACCGGTCACATGGCTACTATATGGCCAGAAAAGCACCGCTGGCCGATATGGTCGCTGAATTCTACGGCAAGGCATCTGGTGCTAGTGGTGGCTTGGCCGGTTCTCAAGAATTATCTCATGGCGAGTTCAAATTTTACAGTGGCGCGATACTGTCCGGAGCCTTTGTTCTTGCGGTGGGAAGCGCCTTTGCGGCGTCCTACACCGGCAGTGATGCCATCGCGATTGGTGTGCTTGGCGATGGCGGCATGGAAGAAGGCGTGGTATTTGA contains:
- a CDS encoding radical SAM protein, with protein sequence HYRDTYGVDEIHFWDDNFFINKKRVKKLLKALVENFPDMSFQVPSGSEVNAIDDEVIELLSQAGFTKLFMAIESLNPDIQEDVIDKHVDLARVPDIVEKLRVKGIISEGSFMVGFPGESKAQIDHTFDTASKLGLDRISVSIVNPLPGTPLYDECIEKDLVYDDFDPQNVRWSTENIKMEEVDRGYISKRRREVWESYMKDKIDITKYETQNIVTDYDRDE